The proteins below are encoded in one region of Rana temporaria chromosome 2, aRanTem1.1, whole genome shotgun sequence:
- the LOC120929000 gene encoding uncharacterized protein LOC120929000: MSDRDPTESPAFNQDKADSLLHSARPARGPHPSLKAREVYEESKEETSSNLTALWHKTLSCIKTANETSNNPEQLNTALSRVKKAFENYKRLSEKFYSLLSHSSMEEAAVELKDFTSTDQQRHSTYLEAKAQIEGRLAQLHETTSCKSASSRHSGKSSRSARSYHKSSSKSLRSCSVRSTLSDQIVKARQKVAAAQVQAACSEREAAIKAQLEILQKSKEKEVALAELSVLEQALLEEEGAACPNLAACQDPIERTLQFVLIQNHDITVPPTVGDFSHHHPACGPEGNVSPANRDTPQLPHVTKSSESTYTAHVPPQPYANRDYKGTAKDYRMNSMTPVIQFSSTSNAQRHSDIRPLPRLNPSATPFAPPTSQLQIPTMAQVGAPSVSPVAIKTESINATELSKSMALQELITTGLYKFDDRPENYRSWRSTFKAVIKSLPVEPQAELDLLIRYSGRQSSEQVKRLKSVYIYNFNAGLDAAWERLDQDYGSPEVIESALFQRLNDFPKISVKDNHKLRELGDLLHELEIAKLDPSLPGLSYLDTAQGVNPIVARLPSYLQGKWTSVGSKYKYEHHVSFPPFSYFAEFVRKVAKSKNDPSFFYPDTTTTPLTTSRGIATNSKFKDLKYPIAVRKTEVASNVLATGIKASNLNQQCPIHNAPHSLSKCRAFKDKPIEERKSFLKEHNICFKCCASSDHLARDCKITIRCSLCNSAKHVDALHSDLFKRKPSPGSNPKPTSDDGGERSEQHANPVTTRCTEVCGEGLHSKSCSKICLVRVFPEGCPQNSIKMYAILDDQSNRSLASPGFFDLFNIHGEAWSYTLQTCAGKINTSGRRAHGFIVASEYEDIEFPLPTLIECDQLPNNREEIPTPEAARHHPHLSHIADYIPPLNKDVKILILLGRDVPRVHKIRELCNGPDDAPQAQKLDLGWVIIGEVCLDQSHKLLDVASYKTNVAYRSMKCPLHYYAKERLDFKNEVPYQALQGINCKLTSQKDLGDSVYQTTCDDNKIAPSVEDKEFIKIMDEEFFKDNSNSWVAPLPFRVPRLTLPNNRGQALTRFAALKKTLCNKPEMQEHFLAFMQKILDNLYAEPAPDLLPKWEKWRNSMKVLKELNIPRCYSPTSTSRSLRKEIHVFCDASTEAIAAVAYLKIIDPSGRSNVGFLLGRAKLAPKPAHTIPRLELCGATLAVEVAEFLQNEMDSEIDQVKYYTDSKVVLGYICNSVRRFYVYVANRVERIRKVSRPEQWNYVPTGLNPADIATRSVSAVVLTQTIWFSGPKFLSDQSSTNSKEDIDFHLVDPDTDPEIRPEVITLSSNICSRRNLEARRFKRFSSWKRLVKTITRLRHIAQTFRKPNQTSSCHGWHTCKESPNALEYENAELFVIRLVQEEVFAEEIKCLRGNRPVSKSSPLFKLNPIIDNEGMLRVGRRLNKSNLLKDQQAHRIQWPVGLIKKAITSDDGRV, translated from the exons ATGTCTGACAGAGATCCCACAGAGTCACCTGCATTTAATCAAGATAAAGCAGACTCCTTACTTCATTCTGCTCGTCCCGCTAGAGGCCCTCATCCATCCTTGAAGGCAAGAGAGGTTTATGAAGAAAGTAAGGAAGAAACATCTAGTAACCTGACTGCATTATGGCATAAGACTTTAAGTTGTATAAAAACCGCTAATGAAACTAGCAACAATCCTGAGCAATTGAACACCGCTCTCTCAAGGGTTAAGAAGGCATTTGAGAATTATAAAAGACTTTCTGAAAAGTTCTATTCCCTATTGTCACATTCCAGCATGGAGGAAGCCGCAGTGGAATTAAAGGACTTTACTTCTACTGACCAGCAGAGGCATAGCACATATCTTGAAGCAAAGGCACAGATAGAAGGTAGATTAGCACAGCTACATGAAACTACATCCTGTAAATCTGCTTCTTCCAGACACTCAGGAAAATCTTCTAGATCTGCCCGCTCCTATCATAAATCCTCTTCTAAGTCACTGCGGTCCTGCTCTGTAAGGTCAACGCTGAGCGACCAAATAGTCAAGGCTCGCCAGAAGGTCgcagcagcccaggttcaagcCGCCTGCTCTGAAAGAGAAGCAGCCATCAAA GCTCAGCTAGAAATCCTTCAGAAGAGTAAAGAAAAGGAAGTAGCATTGGCGGAATTATCCGTCTTGGAACAAGCCCTATTGGAAGAAGAAGGAGCAGCTTGTCCCAACTTGGCTGCTTGTCAAGACCCCATTGAAAGGACCCTACAGTTCGTCTTAATCCAGAACCACGACATCACAGTCCCACCTACAGTTGGAGATTTTTCTCATCATCATCCAGCATGTGGACCAGAAGGCAACGTGTCACCTGCTAACAGAGACACTCCGCAACTACCGCATGTCACAAAATCAAGTGAGTCAACCTACACGGCTCACGTGCCACCGCAACCCTATGCGAATAGAGATTACAAGGGTACAGCAAAAGACTACAGGATGAACTCTATGACCCCTGTGATACAGTTCTCTTCAACTTCAAATGCTCAGAGACATTCAGACATCAGACCCTTACCTAGATTGAACCCATCTGCAACACCTTTCGctccaccaaccagccaacttCAGATACCAACCATGGCTCAAGTCGGCGCACCATCAGTATCCCCGGTGGCTATAAAAACTGAAAGCATCAACGCTACGGAGCTTAGCAAGAGTATGGCTTTACAAGAATTGATCACAACTGGACTGTATAAATTTGATGACCGCCCAGAGAACTACAGGAGTTGGAGATCTACATTTAAGGCGGTAATCAAGAGCTTGCCCGTTGAACCTCAAGCAGAACTCGATTTACTAATAAGGTATTCGGGGCGACAATCTTCAGAACAAGTAAAGAGACTTAAATCTGTTTACATCTATAACTTTAACGCAGGCCTTGATGCTGCCTGGGAACGTCTAGATCAAGACTATGGGAGTCCCGAAGTCATTGAATCTGCCTTATTCCAGAGACTAAATGACTTTCCTAAGATCTCTGTTAAGGACAATCATAAGCTTAGAGAGTTAGGCGACCTCCTTCATGAACTTGAAATTGCTAAGCTAGATCCTAGTTTACCAGGTCTTAGCTATTTAGACACTGCTCAGGGCGTGAATCCTATTGTAGCAAGGTTGCCTAGTTATCTTCAGGGAAAGTGGACTAGTGTAGGATCAAAATATAAGTATGAACATCAtgtttccttccctcccttttcttattttgcagagtttgtgcggaaggttgcaaaatccaagaatgacccaagcttcttctatccagatacaaccaccactcctttaaccacctcaagGGGTATTGCCACCAACAGTAAGTTCAAGGATTTAAAGTATCCTATTGCCGTGAGGAAGACAGAGGTAGCATCCAACGTCTTGGCTACAGGCATTAAGGCAAGCAATCTCAATCAACAGTGTCCTATCCATAATGCACCACATTCTCTCTCCAAATGTCGTGCATTTAAGGATAAGCCTATTGAAGAACGCAAGTCATTTCTCAAAGAGCATAATATCTGTTTCAAGTGTTGTGCATCCTCCGATCATTTAGCAAGAGACTGTAAGATCACCATCAGATGTTCTCTGTGTAACAGTGCCAAACATGTGGACGCTCTTCATTCAGACCTGTTCAAAAGGAAACCTTCACCCGGCAGCAACCCCAAGCCTACATCAGATGATGGCGGGGAGAGAAGTGAGCAACATGCCAACCCCGTAACCACAAGGTGTACAGAGGTATGTGGAGAAGGGCTTCATAGCAAGTCTTGTAGCAAGATATGTCTTGTAAGGGTTTTTCCTGAAGGATGCccacaaaattccataaaaatgtatgccatactCGACGATCAGAGCAATCGCTCATTGGCCAGTCCAGGATTCTTTGACCTATTCAACATTCATGGAGAGGCCTGGTCCTATACCTTGCAGACATGTGCAGGAAAGATCAATACTTCTGGAAGAAGAGCCCATGGCTTCATAGTGGCATCAGAATATGAGGACATAGAGTTTCCTCTTCCAACTCTAATCGAATGTGATCAGCTACCGAACAACAGAGAAGAAATCCCCACACCAGAGGCTGCACGTCATCACCCCCATTTAAGCCACATTGCTGACTACATTCCACCACTTAACAAGGATGTAAAGATCTTGATTCTATTAGGGAGAGACGTTCCTAGAGTCCATAAAATAAGAGAGTTATGTAACGGTCCAGACGATGCTCCTCAGGCCCAGAAACTTGATCTTGGATGGGTGATAATAGGAGAAGTCTGTTTAGACCAATCTCACAAGCTCTTGGATGTAGCTTCCTACAAAACCAATGTTGCCTACCGGTCGATGAAATGTCCATTGCATTATTATGCGAAGGAAAGACTtgattttaaaaatgaagttcCATATCAAGCACTCCAAGGTATAAACTGCAAGCTCACTTCTCAGAAGGACCTTGGCGATTCAGTGTACCAAACTACTTGCGATGACAACAAGATTGCCCCTTCAGTAGAAGATAAGGAGTTCATCAAGATTATGGATGAAGAGTTCTTCAAGGACAATTCCAACAGTTGGGTAGCTCCATTACCCTTCCGAGTACCAAGGCTTACCCTCCCTAACAATCGaggacaagctttaaccagatttgCTGCACTTAAGAAGACTCTCTGTAACAAACCTGAGATGCAAGAGCACTTTCTAGCATTTATGCAGAAGATTTTAGATAACCTTTACGCTGAACCAGCACCAGACCTGCTGCCtaaatgggagaaatggagaaactCCATGAAAGTACTGAAAGAACTTAATATCCCACGCTGCTATTCACCCACTTCAACTTCAAGAAGTCTGAGGAAAGAGATTCACGTCTTTTGTGATGCATCTACCGAGGCTATAGCGGCTGTGGCTTATCTCAAGATCATAGATCCCTCCGGGAGATCCAATGTCGGTTTTCTACTAGGAAGAGCCAAGTTAGCTCCAAAACCTGCTCACACTATtccaagattagaattgtgtggcGCAACCCTAGCTGTCGAAGTCGCAGAATTCCTGCAAAATGAAATGGACTCTGAAATTGATCAGGTTAAGTACTACACCGACAGCAAGGTCGTACTTGGCTACATATGCAACAGCGTAAGGAGGTTCTATGTGTATGTGGCTAACAGGGTAGAACGAATAAGAAAAGTCAGTAGACCTGAACAATGGAACTATGTCCCAACTGGTTTGAATCCCGCAGACATTGCAACAAGGTCAGTGTCAGCAGTTGTCCTCACGCAAACCATTTGGTTTTCAGGACCCAAGTTTTTATCGGACCAGTCTTCTACAAACTCAAAAGAAGATATCGATttccacctggtggatccagatacTGATCCAGAAATCCGCCCTGAAGTGATAACATTGAGTTCCAACATCTGCTCAAGAAGAAACTTGGAAGCAAGACGCTTTAAACGTTTCTCTTCTTGGAAAAGATTGGTCAAGACTATAACAAGATTGAGACATATTGCCCAGACTTTCCGCAAGCCCAATCAGACATCGTCTTGTCATGGATGGCACACTTGCAAGGAGTCACCCAATGCGTTAGAGTATGAGAATGCAGAATTGTTCGTCATACGTCTTGTGCAAGAAGAAGTCTTTGCAGAAGAGATTAAATGCTTGAGAGGAAATAGACCAGTCTCAAAGAGTAGCCCACTATTCAAACTGAATCCAATAATCGACAACGAAGGCATGCTTCGAGTCGGAAGACGACTAAATAAGTCAAACCTGCTTAAAGACCAGCAAGCTCACCGTATCCAGTGGCCAGTTGGACTTATTAAAAAGGCCATCACCAGTGATGATGGAAGAGTCTGA